Proteins encoded by one window of Glycine soja cultivar W05 chromosome 15, ASM419377v2, whole genome shotgun sequence:
- the LOC114388323 gene encoding vacuolar cation/proton exchanger 3-like isoform X1 has product MGGSVVEDNHDLDHDLDLDDTPLASASSKSHQQFHSFDFEDTSVLDLRRSSIFNITRMSRSIYFVLIKAKINLLLPFGPFAILLHYVTGHHGWVFFFTLLGITPSAERLGYATEQLAFYTGPTVGGLLNATFGNATEMIISIYALKSNMIRVVQQSLLGSILSNMLLVLGCAFFTGGLAHYKKVQVFDKAAAVVNSGLLLMAVMGILFPAVLYFTHSEVHQGKSVLSLSRFSSCIMLLAYASYLFFQLRSQQNVYSPVGEGGENGENSDVEEDLELTQWEAIIWLAILTAWVSILSGYLVDAIQGASESLNMSVAFISVILLPIVGNAAEHASAIMFAVKDKLDITIGVAIGSSTQISMFVIPFCVVVGWCMGKEMDLNFQLFETATLFITVLVVAFMMQEGTSNYFKGLMLILCYLIVAASFFVHVDPKSGDD; this is encoded by the exons ATGGGGGGTTCGGTGGTGGAGGACAACCACGACCTCGACCACGACCTCGACCTCGACGATACTCCCTTAGCATCTGCCTCTTCTAAATCCCACCAGCAATTCCATAGCTTCGATTTCGAGGATACAAGTGTTCTAGATTTGCGGCGCTCATCCATCTTTAACATAACACGTATGAGCAGGAGTATTTATTTTGTCTTAATTAAAGCCAAGATCAACCTCTTGCTTCCCTTTGGTCCATTCGCCATTCTCCTACATTACGTAACTGGACACCAT GGATGGGTCTTCTTCTTCACCTTATTGGGGATTACTCCTTCGGCAGAACGTCTCGGTTATGCTACCGA GCAGCTTGCCTTCTACACAGGACCCACAG TTGGGGGTCTGCTTAATGCCACCTTTGGCAATGCAACTGAAATGATTATATCAATTTATGCATTGAAAAGCAATATGATAAGGGTTGTTCAGCAATCCCTACTCGGTTCAATCTTGTCAAATATGCTTCTAGTTCTTGGCTGTGCATTCTTTACTGGTGGCCTTGCCCACTACAAAAAAGTACAGGTTTTTGATAAG GCGGCTGCTGTTGTCAATTCTGGCTTACTCTTGATGGCTGTTATGGGAATACTATTTCCTGCTGTGCTTTACTTTACTCACTCCGAAGTTCATCAAGGGAAGTCAGTCTTGTCTCTTTCAAGATTTAGCAGCTGCATAATGCTACTGGCCTATGCAAGCTACCTTTTCTTTCAACTTAGAAGTCAGCAAAATGTTTATAGTCCGGTTGGTGAG GGAGGAGAGAATGGTGAAAATTCTGATGTGGAGGAAGATCTTGAATTAACTCAATGGGAGGCAATAATCTGGCTTGCTATCTTGACAGCATGGGTATCTATATTGTCTGGATACCTTGTAGACGCCATACAG GGAGCATCTGAGTCATTGAATATGTCAGTGGCTTTTATTTCTGTCATCTTGCTTCCAATTGTAGGCAATGCTGCAGAACATGCCAGTGCTATCATGTTTGCCGTGAAGGACAAGCTT GATATCACTATTGGAGTTGCTATTGGATCATCTACACAGATATCTATGTTTGTG ATCCCTTTCTGTGTGGTTGTTGGATGGTGCATGGGAAAAGAAATGGACTTAAATTTTCAACTATTTGAGACTGCCACACTTTTTATCACTGTGTTAGTAGTTGCATTTATGATGCAG GAAGGAacctcaaattattttaaagggTTGATGCTTATACTATGCTATCTAATAGTTGCTGCCAGTTTTTTCGTACATGTAGACCCTAAAAGTG GTGATGACTAA
- the LOC114388323 gene encoding vacuolar cation/proton exchanger 2-like isoform X2: protein MDGSSSSPYWGLLLRQNVSVMLPIGGLLNATFGNATEMIISIYALKSNMIRVVQQSLLGSILSNMLLVLGCAFFTGGLAHYKKVQVFDKAAAVVNSGLLLMAVMGILFPAVLYFTHSEVHQGKSVLSLSRFSSCIMLLAYASYLFFQLRSQQNVYSPVGEGGENGENSDVEEDLELTQWEAIIWLAILTAWVSILSGYLVDAIQGASESLNMSVAFISVILLPIVGNAAEHASAIMFAVKDKLDITIGVAIGSSTQISMFVIPFCVVVGWCMGKEMDLNFQLFETATLFITVLVVAFMMQEGTSNYFKGLMLILCYLIVAASFFVHVDPKSGDD from the exons AT GGATGGGTCTTCTTCTTCACCTTATTGGGGATTACTCCTTCGGCAGAACGTCTCGGTTATGCTACCGA TTGGGGGTCTGCTTAATGCCACCTTTGGCAATGCAACTGAAATGATTATATCAATTTATGCATTGAAAAGCAATATGATAAGGGTTGTTCAGCAATCCCTACTCGGTTCAATCTTGTCAAATATGCTTCTAGTTCTTGGCTGTGCATTCTTTACTGGTGGCCTTGCCCACTACAAAAAAGTACAGGTTTTTGATAAG GCGGCTGCTGTTGTCAATTCTGGCTTACTCTTGATGGCTGTTATGGGAATACTATTTCCTGCTGTGCTTTACTTTACTCACTCCGAAGTTCATCAAGGGAAGTCAGTCTTGTCTCTTTCAAGATTTAGCAGCTGCATAATGCTACTGGCCTATGCAAGCTACCTTTTCTTTCAACTTAGAAGTCAGCAAAATGTTTATAGTCCGGTTGGTGAG GGAGGAGAGAATGGTGAAAATTCTGATGTGGAGGAAGATCTTGAATTAACTCAATGGGAGGCAATAATCTGGCTTGCTATCTTGACAGCATGGGTATCTATATTGTCTGGATACCTTGTAGACGCCATACAG GGAGCATCTGAGTCATTGAATATGTCAGTGGCTTTTATTTCTGTCATCTTGCTTCCAATTGTAGGCAATGCTGCAGAACATGCCAGTGCTATCATGTTTGCCGTGAAGGACAAGCTT GATATCACTATTGGAGTTGCTATTGGATCATCTACACAGATATCTATGTTTGTG ATCCCTTTCTGTGTGGTTGTTGGATGGTGCATGGGAAAAGAAATGGACTTAAATTTTCAACTATTTGAGACTGCCACACTTTTTATCACTGTGTTAGTAGTTGCATTTATGATGCAG GAAGGAacctcaaattattttaaagggTTGATGCTTATACTATGCTATCTAATAGTTGCTGCCAGTTTTTTCGTACATGTAGACCCTAAAAGTG GTGATGACTAA
- the LOC114388271 gene encoding 4-coumarate--CoA ligase 1-like → MAVVERRRELIFRSKLPDIYIPKHLPLHTYCFENLPEYGARPCLINAPTGDVYSYEEVESTARKVARGLKKEGVEQGQVIMILLPNCPEFVFSFLGASHRGAMATAANPFFTPAEIAKQAHASNAKLLITQASYYDKVKDLRHIKLVFVDSCPPQHLHFSQLCEDNGDADVDIKPDDVVALPYSSGTTGLPKGVMLSHKGLVTSIAQQVDGDNPNLYYHCHDTILCVLPLFHIYSLNSVLLCGLRAKATILLMPKFDINSLLALIHKHKVTIAPVVPPIALAISKSPDLHKYDLSSIRVFKSGGAPLGKELEDTLRAKFPNAKLGQGYGMTEAGPVLTMSLAFAREPIDVKPGACGTVVRNAELKIVDPETGHSLPRNHSGEICIRGDQIMKGYLNDGEATERTIDKDGWLHTGDIGYIDDDDELFIVDRLKELIKYKGFQVAPAELEALLLTHPKISDAAVVPMKDEAAGEVPVAFVVISNGYTDTTQDEIKQFISKQVVFYKRINRVFFIDAIPKSPSGKILRKDLRAKLTATVPT, encoded by the exons ATGGCAGTTGTTGAAAGAAGGAGGGAATTGATATTCAGGTCGAAGCTTCCGGATATCTACATCCCCAAACACCTTCCCCTCCACACATACTGCTTCGAGAATTTGCCAGAGTACGGTGCACGCCCCTGCTTGATCAATGCCCCCACGGGAGACGTCTACAGCTACGAGGAGGTGGAAAGCACCGCCAGAAAGGTGGCGCGGGGGCTGAAGAAAGAGGGCGTGGAACAGGGCCAGGTCATCATGATCCTCCTCCCCAATTGCCCCGAATTCGTCTTCTCGTTTCTTGGCGCATCCCACCGCGGTGCCATGGCCACTGCTGCCAACCCTTTCTTCACCCCCGCCGAGATTGCAAAGCAAGCCCATGCCTCCAATGCCAAGCTCCTCATCACCCAGGCCTCTTACTACGACAAAGTCAAGGACCTCCGCCACATCAAGCTCGTATTCGTCGACTCTTGTCCCCCCCAGCATCTCCATTTCTCACAGCTGTGTGAGGATAATGGTGACGCTGATGTTGATATCAAGCCCGATGACGTGGTTGCATTGCCTTATTCTTCGGGAACAACTGGTCTTCCCAAGGGAGTGATGCTGAGCCACAAGGGGTTGGTGACCAGCATTGCTCAGCAGGTTGACGGTGATAATCCCAACCTCTATTACCACTGCCACGACACCATCCTCTGCGTGCTTCCCCTCTTTCACATTTACTCTCTCAACTCCGTTCTTCTCTGTGGCTTGCGTGCCAAGGCTACCATTCTCCTCATGCCCAAGTTCGATATTAACTCCTTGCTTGCTCTCATTCACAAGCACAAAGTCACTATTGCCCCTGTCGTCCCTCCCATTGCTCTCGCCATCTCCAAATCACCCGATCTCCACAAGTACGACCTGTCTTCCATCAGAGTCTTCAAGTCCGGGGGAGCCCCTCTCGGTAAGGAACTCGAAGACACTCTCAGAGCTAAATTCCCCAACGCCAAACTTGGCCAG GGATACGGAATGACTGAGGCAGGGCCTGTGCTAACAATGTCTTTAGCTTTTGCTAGAGAACCGATAGACGTAAAACCAGGTGCATGTGGAACCGTTGTAAGAAATGCAGAGTTGAAGATTGTCGATCCTGAAACCGGTCATTCTTTACCCAGAAACCACTCCGGCGAAATTTGCATACGAGGCGACCAGATTATGAAAG GTTATCTAAATGATGGAGAGGCTACAGAGAGAACCATAGACAAAGATGGTTGGTTGCACACAGGTGACATCGGTTACATCGACGATGACGATGAGTTATTCATCGTTGACAGGCTCAAGGAATTAATCAAATACAAAGGATTTCAAGTGGCTCCAGCTGAACTTGAAGCCCTTCTTCTCACTCATCCTAAGATCTCTGATGCTGCTGTTGTTCC AATGAAGGATGAAGCCGCGGGAGAGGTACCTGTTGCATTTGTGGTCATATCAAATGGTTATACCGACACAACCCAGGATGAAATTAAGCAGTTTATCTCCAAACAG GTggtgttttacaaaagaataaaCCGAGTATTCTTCATTGATGCAATTCCCAAGTCACCGTCAGGCAAAATCTTGCGCAAGGATCTAAGAGCAAAGCTAACAGCAACTGTTCCAACATGA